The following proteins come from a genomic window of Polyangiaceae bacterium:
- a CDS encoding DDE-type integrase/transposase/recombinase has translation MTTEKPRPPRTHGAPPITLSEHEQADAERRQQIALFRYGVIADLIHLEPGHRGLYALLRDKAAREWDIPGTLRRRVEAETIRGWLRDYRRGGFDALLPKARKDRGSARAIPQCVADVLCETKDQHPDFSVALVIEHVSRFARIPDDVVLAPSTVHRLLARAGLMQKKPGEPTSNDRRRFSFDQAGELWMSDVMHGPSVRIEGRQRKSYLLAMIDDATRIVPYASFAPSESVAAFLPVFEQAIRRRGIPKRLYVDNGAAFRSRHLALVCAKLGVTLIHARPYTPQGKGKMERWFRTVRMSLLVQLGADDTKSIEALNRRLWAWIEGEYHQSPHRGLDGEAPADRWAARSSDVRLADPGVADLFLFEQKRRVQSDRTVSLDGVVYEVDAVLVGDTVVLRYDPSRPRDRRNVQVWHRGSQIQLAKRVDAYANCFVRRNGDRRMPVADTPPDPPAQGLRMSDFQSNAADDDKAVK, from the coding sequence ATGACAACAGAAAAGCCCCGACCGCCCAGGACCCATGGTGCGCCGCCGATCACCCTCAGCGAGCACGAGCAGGCCGATGCGGAGCGCCGCCAACAGATCGCTCTGTTCCGGTACGGCGTGATCGCCGACCTCATCCACCTCGAGCCCGGTCACCGCGGCTTGTACGCGCTCTTGCGCGACAAGGCCGCGCGGGAGTGGGACATCCCCGGCACGCTCCGGCGCCGCGTCGAGGCGGAGACGATCCGCGGCTGGCTGCGCGACTATCGGCGCGGCGGCTTCGACGCTCTGCTACCCAAGGCTCGCAAGGATCGAGGCTCGGCACGCGCCATTCCGCAGTGCGTCGCCGACGTGTTGTGCGAGACCAAGGACCAGCATCCCGACTTCAGCGTCGCGCTCGTGATCGAGCACGTTTCGAGGTTCGCTCGGATACCCGACGACGTCGTGCTCGCACCGTCCACCGTGCACCGCTTGTTAGCGCGTGCAGGCCTGATGCAGAAGAAGCCGGGGGAGCCGACCAGCAACGACCGCCGGCGCTTCTCGTTCGACCAGGCCGGCGAGCTGTGGATGAGCGACGTGATGCACGGCCCCTCCGTGCGCATCGAGGGGCGACAGCGCAAGAGCTATCTGCTCGCGATGATCGACGACGCCACGCGCATCGTCCCCTATGCTAGCTTCGCGCCGAGCGAGAGCGTCGCGGCGTTCCTGCCGGTGTTCGAGCAAGCCATCCGTCGCCGCGGTATCCCCAAGCGCCTGTACGTCGACAACGGCGCTGCCTTCCGCTCGCGCCACCTCGCCCTCGTCTGCGCCAAGCTGGGCGTCACCCTCATCCACGCCCGCCCCTATACGCCCCAGGGCAAGGGTAAGATGGAGCGCTGGTTCCGCACGGTACGCATGAGCCTGCTCGTGCAACTCGGCGCCGACGACACCAAGTCCATCGAGGCGCTCAATCGCCGCCTCTGGGCCTGGATCGAGGGCGAGTACCACCAGAGCCCCCACCGCGGTCTCGACGGCGAGGCGCCCGCCGACCGCTGGGCAGCCCGCTCCAGCGACGTGCGCCTCGCCGACCCAGGCGTCGCCGACCTGTTCCTGTTCGAGCAGAAACGCCGGGTGCAGTCCGACCGCACCGTCTCCCTCGATGGTGTCGTCTACGAGGTCGACGCCGTGCTCGTCGGCGACACCGTCGTGCTCCGTTACGACCCCTCCCGTCCCCGCGACCGTCGCAACGTCCAGGTGTGGCATCGCGGCAGCCAGATCCAGCTCGCCAAGCGCGTCGATGCCTACGCCAACTGCTTCGTCCGTCGCAACGGCGACCGCCGCATGCCCGTCGCCGACACCCCGCCCGACCCTCCCGCACAGGGTCTGCGCATGAGCGACTTCCAGTCCAACGCGGCCGACGACGACAAGGCGGTGAAGTGA
- a CDS encoding AAA family ATPase, translated as MYRKHFGLTRHPFGKAIEPDELFPSGSLRELEARLAHLLDLRGIGIVTGESGSGKTTACRKVVAGLHAGLHRVLYVSLSTGNVMDLYKTIAWEFGLPTERNRAALFRQIRAEVTRLSGEARQKPLLIVDEAHHLRSDVLEDLRLLTNYSMDSDNRLCLLLVGHPELRRRLGMAVHEALSQRVVVRAHIAGLSRDELGPYLAHLLRLAGTELPLFEPAAQEALYQASSGLPRKVNLVAHHALMAAALAKTKAVAAEQVQAAMAEVS; from the coding sequence ATGTACCGCAAGCATTTCGGCCTCACCCGCCACCCCTTCGGCAAGGCCATCGAGCCCGACGAGCTGTTCCCCTCCGGCTCCCTCCGCGAGTTGGAGGCGCGCCTCGCTCACCTGCTGGATCTACGCGGCATCGGCATCGTCACCGGCGAGAGCGGCAGCGGCAAGACCACCGCTTGTCGAAAGGTCGTCGCTGGACTGCACGCCGGTTTGCACCGCGTTCTGTACGTCTCGCTCTCCACGGGCAACGTCATGGACCTCTACAAGACCATCGCCTGGGAATTCGGCCTGCCCACCGAGCGCAACCGCGCCGCACTCTTCCGCCAGATCCGCGCCGAGGTGACGCGCCTCTCGGGCGAGGCGCGCCAGAAGCCCTTGCTCATCGTCGACGAGGCCCATCATCTGCGCAGCGACGTGCTCGAGGATCTGCGCTTGCTCACCAACTACTCGATGGACTCCGACAACCGCCTCTGCCTGCTCCTCGTCGGTCACCCCGAGCTCCGGCGCAGGCTCGGCATGGCCGTGCATGAGGCGCTCTCCCAGCGCGTCGTCGTCCGCGCACACATCGCCGGTCTCTCTCGCGACGAGCTCGGCCCCTACCTCGCACACCTCCTGCGCCTCGCCGGCACCGAGCTGCCGCTCTTCGAGCCCGCAGCCCAGGAGGCGCTCTACCAGGCAAGCAGCGGATTGCCCCGCAAGGTCAACCTCGTTGCCCACCACGCTCTCATGGCCGCCGCGCTCGCCAAGACCAAGGCTGTCGCCGCGGAACAGGTCCAGGCTGCCATGGCGGAGGTGTCGTGA
- a CDS encoding cbb3-type cytochrome c oxidase subunit II: MLHDFYERPALLFGTVFLGFLALSMVVAVGPAIDVQAKYQPLPGSKPLSAAEQRGLHVYVAEGCPVCHTQQVRPLPMDALWGRPTVAADYARLGPMSWLQQTPGVLGSERTGPDLSNIGKRQPSETWQLIHLYNPRAVAPWSIMPRFHGLFEVVLDPPHDASVVPVPAAFAPEYGKVVATKAALDLVQYLLSLQQTPLDGATPLAAAPASAGGRGEQLYAANCASCHQATGLGLAGTFPPLVGDPVVNAKDPREHISTVLHGAHGRVIGGVTYAVAMPAFAEVLDDDQIAAIINHERSSWGNNGPAVTPKQVAKLRNEKASP, encoded by the coding sequence ATGCTGCATGATTTTTACGAGCGACCCGCTCTGCTATTCGGCACGGTGTTTCTCGGCTTTCTCGCACTCAGCATGGTGGTCGCAGTGGGTCCCGCCATCGACGTGCAGGCCAAGTATCAGCCGCTTCCGGGTTCGAAACCGCTCTCCGCGGCAGAGCAACGCGGGCTCCACGTTTACGTCGCCGAGGGCTGCCCGGTGTGTCACACGCAACAAGTGCGACCGCTTCCCATGGATGCATTGTGGGGGCGACCCACGGTGGCCGCCGACTACGCGCGGCTGGGGCCGATGTCTTGGTTGCAGCAGACGCCGGGTGTACTCGGCTCCGAGCGCACCGGACCCGATTTGTCGAACATCGGCAAACGGCAACCCAGCGAGACCTGGCAACTCATCCATCTCTACAATCCACGTGCCGTTGCGCCGTGGTCGATCATGCCGCGATTCCACGGGTTGTTCGAGGTCGTCCTGGATCCACCCCACGATGCGAGCGTGGTGCCCGTGCCCGCCGCGTTCGCTCCGGAGTACGGCAAGGTCGTGGCAACCAAAGCTGCGCTCGATCTCGTCCAATACCTTCTCTCCCTGCAGCAGACGCCCCTGGACGGAGCGACGCCACTAGCGGCGGCTCCCGCAAGCGCAGGCGGCCGGGGCGAGCAGCTCTACGCTGCCAACTGCGCGAGCTGCCATCAAGCCACCGGGCTGGGTCTGGCGGGTACGTTTCCTCCGCTCGTCGGCGACCCCGTCGTCAACGCCAAAGATCCACGCGAGCACATTTCTACCGTCCTCCACGGTGCGCATGGCCGCGTGATCGGCGGAGTGACGTATGCCGTAGCGATGCCGGCATTCGCCGAGGTCCTCGACGATGATCAGATCGCGGCAATCATCAACCACGAGCGGTCGAGCTGGGGCAACAACGGGCCCGCAGTCACGCCGAAACAAGTTGCCAAGCTCCGTAACGAGAAGGCATCACCATGA
- a CDS encoding hemerythrin domain-containing protein: MSQALRHGAPDRLRAAYPTEPNALIATLRQRFQQELAPHFQIEELELLPRCRDQPGPLGAQAARIEREHHQLRTMLADLAPGPTLADRLDAFALLLDAHVRFEEQSWFPSLENALGAAVLDRLASPLTPDQSDEEVGQLRERAKELICLYRVNDALLDRSHVPPTVFRGVLEAIPSGWQRPATTAARIEYLGRHYLGPGFSDRGARLRAAIRTWERAVGSIAVVDRALDESETDGFLREEQDLLDSIAVRLGDYLEWKQQELIGEPIGAAAAQWKWRQAFAERLALALDPERFGVRAVYLTGSTQRGEAAPASDIDLAILFRGTPQQRQDLSLWLEGWSLCLAEVAYRQAGIVSSSGLLDVTWLKRDPTAVESVRFRALPLGAKPSID, translated from the coding sequence ATGTCTCAGGCTCTCCGGCACGGCGCACCCGACCGTCTGCGGGCGGCCTACCCCACTGAGCCCAACGCCCTCATCGCCACCCTGCGACAGCGCTTCCAACAGGAGCTCGCACCCCACTTCCAAATTGAAGAGCTCGAGCTGTTGCCACGTTGTCGCGATCAGCCAGGGCCCCTCGGCGCGCAGGCCGCCCGGATCGAGCGCGAGCACCACCAACTCAGGACAATGCTTGCCGACCTGGCTCCAGGACCGACGCTCGCCGATCGGCTCGATGCGTTCGCGCTGCTCCTAGATGCCCATGTGCGGTTCGAAGAACAGAGCTGGTTCCCCAGCCTCGAGAATGCGTTGGGCGCGGCGGTCCTTGACAGGCTCGCGAGTCCGCTTACGCCCGATCAAAGCGACGAGGAGGTCGGTCAGCTTCGCGAGCGCGCGAAGGAGCTAATTTGTTTGTATCGTGTCAACGACGCCTTGCTGGACCGTTCCCATGTGCCACCGACGGTGTTCAGGGGCGTGCTAGAAGCCATACCGAGCGGTTGGCAGCGACCTGCGACGACGGCCGCGCGAATCGAGTACCTCGGACGGCACTATCTCGGTCCCGGCTTCAGCGACCGAGGCGCACGATTGCGGGCGGCGATTCGGACGTGGGAACGCGCCGTCGGCTCAATCGCAGTCGTCGACCGCGCTTTGGATGAGTCTGAAACGGACGGGTTTCTCCGAGAAGAGCAAGACCTCCTTGACAGCATCGCAGTTCGACTCGGCGACTACTTGGAGTGGAAACAGCAAGAGCTCATCGGTGAGCCCATCGGTGCGGCGGCAGCGCAGTGGAAATGGCGTCAGGCGTTCGCGGAGCGACTCGCACTTGCACTCGATCCGGAGCGCTTCGGCGTACGCGCAGTGTACCTCACGGGTAGCACCCAGCGAGGAGAAGCGGCACCGGCCAGTGATATCGATCTCGCCATCTTGTTCAGAGGAACACCGCAGCAGCGGCAAGACTTGTCATTGTGGCTTGAAGGCTGGAGCCTCTGCCTCGCTGAGGTCGCCTACCGGCAAGCTGGGATCGTGTCATCCTCCGGCCTGCTTGACGTGACCTGGCTCAAGCGCGACCCGACAGCCGTGGAGAGTGTTCGCTTTCGTGCGTTGCCGCTCGGTGCGAAGCCGTCGATTGACTGA
- a CDS encoding cytochrome C encodes MSDHADRVVAYLDDAKTPLLNGQAPVGLSLDTRQLEDGEHELRIEAWDQRGQKGIKRVRFTVRNGPAITVHGLDTGDVVEGQVALVVHAFGGGGEENWEPAQAETPAPVPTWAWVVLICIVAWAMYYVVAFWHPEKSVADSPTYRLSGAQLQTFVDTPA; translated from the coding sequence ATGAGTGACCACGCCGATCGTGTTGTCGCGTATCTCGACGATGCCAAGACGCCGTTGCTCAACGGACAGGCGCCAGTCGGGTTGAGCCTCGACACGCGCCAACTCGAGGACGGCGAGCACGAGCTCAGGATCGAAGCCTGGGACCAGCGCGGCCAGAAGGGCATCAAGCGAGTGCGATTCACCGTGCGAAACGGCCCGGCGATCACTGTGCACGGGCTCGACACAGGCGACGTGGTCGAAGGGCAGGTAGCGCTGGTCGTTCACGCTTTCGGCGGCGGCGGCGAAGAGAACTGGGAGCCGGCGCAGGCGGAAACGCCGGCTCCCGTACCGACCTGGGCGTGGGTCGTGCTCATCTGCATCGTGGCATGGGCGATGTACTACGTGGTTGCGTTTTGGCACCCTGAGAAGAGCGTCGCCGATTCCCCGACCTACCGACTATCCGGGGCGCAGCTCCAGACCTTCGTTGACACTCCGGCTTAG
- a CDS encoding cbb3-type cytochrome c oxidase subunit I, protein MRRPLTVAKTPIDEVIDTDRQLTRLVFAHMAGAAGWLVFGTLVGLYLSLKFIWPDMDAVSWLGFGRLRPIHTNTVFWGWASHGMVGLALYVVPRTCRRHLFSYRLGWVALGLMSASVVVGDVCLAAGLNNGAQEYREYVWPAMALFAASLGLTLYNFYMTVARRSTREIYISNWYVLAALIWTLTLVTIAYLPFYQHGLGETAIQGYYMHQGVGMWFTPMVLGLTYYFLPKLLNKPIYSYSLGVLAFWTQMLFYTMIGSHHFLYSPLPWWLQTVAVLFSVGMVVPVVAGSANFLLTMRGSGHALRSSYAVPFLLVGVVYYLVGSLQGSFEALRSLNLLWHFNNYTVGHSHITMYGFVSFLIWGGAYGLLPRLSGREAPQLAIGIHFWLAFLGLLIYGVSLSIGGTLQGLSWKHHEPFESSVVLMAPYWLWRAIGGTLMFTSHLLFAFNVWRMLPARAAAPVAPEVPDAA, encoded by the coding sequence ATGAGACGCCCCCTGACGGTCGCGAAAACACCGATCGACGAGGTGATCGACACGGACCGCCAGCTCACACGGTTGGTCTTCGCCCATATGGCAGGCGCCGCTGGTTGGCTCGTGTTCGGAACGCTCGTCGGTTTGTATCTGAGCCTGAAGTTCATCTGGCCCGACATGGACGCAGTGAGCTGGCTCGGTTTCGGCCGACTGCGACCGATTCACACCAACACGGTGTTCTGGGGCTGGGCGTCACATGGGATGGTTGGCTTGGCGTTGTACGTTGTGCCGCGCACGTGCCGGCGACATCTCTTCAGCTATCGACTGGGCTGGGTCGCGCTGGGATTGATGTCAGCGTCGGTCGTGGTCGGTGATGTGTGCCTCGCCGCCGGGCTCAACAATGGCGCTCAGGAATATCGCGAGTACGTGTGGCCAGCGATGGCATTGTTCGCTGCCAGTCTCGGGCTCACGCTGTACAACTTCTATATGACCGTCGCGCGTCGTAGCACGCGCGAGATCTACATCTCCAACTGGTACGTGCTGGCCGCGCTCATATGGACGCTGACGCTCGTGACCATCGCATACTTGCCATTCTACCAGCATGGGCTCGGGGAAACGGCGATCCAAGGCTACTACATGCACCAGGGCGTCGGCATGTGGTTCACGCCCATGGTGCTCGGACTCACCTACTACTTCCTGCCGAAGCTGCTGAACAAACCCATCTACTCGTACTCGCTCGGTGTGCTCGCGTTTTGGACGCAGATGCTGTTCTACACGATGATCGGCTCACACCACTTCCTGTACAGCCCATTGCCGTGGTGGCTGCAGACGGTCGCGGTGTTGTTCAGTGTGGGCATGGTGGTGCCGGTGGTTGCCGGCAGTGCGAACTTCCTCCTCACAATGCGCGGCAGCGGTCACGCGCTCCGCAGCAGCTACGCGGTGCCGTTCCTACTGGTTGGTGTCGTCTACTACCTCGTTGGGTCCCTACAGGGCAGCTTCGAGGCGCTTCGCTCCCTAAATTTGCTCTGGCACTTCAACAACTACACGGTCGGTCACTCGCACATCACGATGTACGGATTCGTGTCGTTCTTGATCTGGGGGGGGGCGTACGGCCTCTTGCCCCGGCTATCTGGTCGAGAGGCCCCGCAGCTTGCGATCGGGATTCACTTCTGGCTCGCGTTCCTTGGACTCCTCATCTACGGTGTCTCGCTAAGCATCGGCGGGACTCTCCAGGGCTTGAGCTGGAAACATCACGAGCCGTTCGAGAGCTCGGTGGTGTTGATGGCGCCGTACTGGCTCTGGCGGGCGATCGGCGGCACCTTGATGTTCACCTCTCATCTGCTGTTCGCGTTCAACGTATGGCGCATGCTGCCCGCACGCGCTGCAGCACCAGTCGCGCCGGAGGTGCCCGATGCTGCATGA